In the Drosophila takahashii strain IR98-3 E-12201 chromosome 3R, DtakHiC1v2, whole genome shotgun sequence genome, one interval contains:
- the Taf1 gene encoding transcription initiation factor TFIID subunit 1 isoform X1: MEMEMESDNSDDEGSIGNGLDLTGILFGNIDSEGRLLEDDEGEGRGGGGFDAELRENIGSLSKLGLDSMLLEVIDRKEAEPLSEDEDEEKSEASASGGLSAFDALKAGVKSDEKEDGAVRAQEDAIDYSDITELSEDCPRTPPEDSTSYDDLEDAIPASKVEAKLNIKQHYFAAKDDKELMPPPSAPMRSGSGSGTDEPAKPSDASSPGGDSKSADAKDADRKLDTPLADILPSKYQNVDVRELFPDFRPQKVLRFSRLFGPGKPTSLPQIWRHVRKRRRKRNQSRDQKLTNTGGSDSPSDTEEPRKRGFSLHYASEPTPAECMSDDEDKLLGDFNSEDVRPEGPENGENCDQKPKVADWRYGPAQIWYDMLEVPDSGEGFNYGFKTKTAASSSQPQIKDERRVNSPEADGEEPSIADDAFLMVSQLHWEDDVVWDGNDIKAKVLQKLNSKTNAAGWLPSSGSRTAGAFSQPGKTSLPVGNSSGSSKQGSAASSKKAQQNAQAKPAEAPDDTWYSLFPVENEELIYHKWEDEVIWDAQQMSKVPKPKVLTLDPNDENIILGIPDDIDPSKINKSTGPPPKIKIPHPHVKKSKILLGKAGVINVLAEDTPPPPPKSPDRDPFNISNDTYYTPKTEPTLRLKVGGGNLIQHSTPVVELRAPFVPTHMGPMKLRSFHRPPLKKYSHGPMAQVSPHPVFPLLKTIAKKAKQREVERIASGGGDVFFMRNPEDLSGRDGDIVLAEFCEEHPPLMNQVGMCSKIKNYYKRKAEKDSGPQDYVYGEVAFAHTSPFLGILHPGQCIQAIENNMYRAPIYPHKMAHNDFLVIRTRNSYWIRSVNSIFTVGQECPLYEVPGPNSKRANNFTRDFLQVFIYRLFWKSRDNPRRIRMDDIKQAFPAHSESSIRKRLKQCADFKRTGMDSNWWVIKPEFRLPSEEEIRAMVSPEQCCAYFSMIAAEQRLKDAGYGEKFLFAPQEDDDEEAQLKLDDEVKVAPWNTTRAYIQAMRGKCLLQLSGPADPTGCGEGFSYVRVPNKPTQTKEEQESQPKRSVTGTDADLRRLPLQRAKELLRQFKVPEEEIKKLSRWEVIDVVRTLSTEKAKAGEEGMDKFSRGNRFSIAEHQERYKEECQRIFDLQNRVLASSEVLSTDEAESSASEESDLEELGKNLENMLSNKKTSTQLSREREELERQELLRQLDEEHGGPVGSGGAKGAKGKEEAGQQLLASSNQGRILRITRTFRGNDGKEYTRVETVRRQPVIDAYIKIRTTKDEQFIKQFATLDEQQKEEMKREKRRIQEQLRRIKRNQERERLAQLAQNQKLQPGGMPTSLGDPKSSGGHSHKERDSGYKEVSPSRKKFKLKPDLKLKCGACGQVGHMRTNKACPLYTGMQSSLSQSNPSLADDLDEQSEKEMAMDDDDLVNVDGTKVTLSSKVLKRHGGDDGKRRSGSSSGLTLKVPRDAMGKKKRRVGGDLHCDYLQRHNKTANRRRTDPVVVLSSILEIIHNELRSMPDVSPFLFPVSAKKVPDYYRVVTKPMDLQTMREYIRQRRYTSREMFLEDLKQIVDNSLIYNGAQSAYTVAAQRMFTSCFELLAEREDKLMRLEKAINPLLDDDDQVALSFIFDKLHTQIKQLTESWPFLKPVNKKQVKDYYTVIKRPMDLETIGKNIETHRYHSRAEYLADIELIATNCEQYNGSDTRYTKFAKKILEYAQTQLEGFSDHCAQLENNISKTQERARENAPEFDEAWGNDDYNFDRGSRASSPGDDYIDVEGNVGHATSSNSIHRSMGAEMGGSHTASSSRKPPPPGPGEVKRGRGRPRKQRDPVEEVKSQNPVKRGRGRPRKDSLASNMSQTQAYFLDEDLQCSTDDEDDDEEEDFQEVSEDENNAASILDQGERIHAPAEGMDGMFDPKNIKTEIDIEAQQMAEEPIGEDDSQQVAEAMVQLSGVGAGYYAQQQQDESMDVDPNYDPSDFLAMHKPRQNLGEPSSLQGAFTNFLSHVQDDNGPYNAAEASTSAAAASAMGMSLPSQEDDSMAMQMPPEMPSNTINNGMGIDDDLDISESDEEDDGSRVRIKKEVFDEGDYALQHHQQMGQQSQSQIYLVDSSNEPTNLDYQQPPQLDFQQVQGMEQLQHQVMQQQMPPLQPEQLQQQQTPQGDNDYAWTF; the protein is encoded by the exons ATGGAAATGGAGATGGAATCCGACAACAGTGACGACGAGGGATCGATTGGCAATGGATTGGACTTGACCGGCATTCTTTTCGGCAACATCGACTCCGAGGGCAGATTGCTGGAAGACGACGAGGGCGAGGGACGCGGGGGCGGCGGATTCGATGCGGAGCTCCGGGAGAACATTGGATCCCTTTCCAA ACTGGGTCTGGATTCAATGCTTCTCGAGGTAATTGACCGCAAGGAGGCCGAGCCCTTGTCGGAGGACGAAGACGAGGAGAAGTCGGAGGCCAGCGCCAGCGGAGGTCTGAGTGCCTTCGATGCTCTCAAGGCAGGCGTAAAAAGTGACGAGAAGGAGGATGGTGCCGTAAGAGCCCAGGAGGATGCTATAGACTACTCGGATATTACCGAGTTATCCGAGGATTGTCCCCGCACACCGCCGGAAGACTCAACGTCATACGATGACTTAGAGGACGCCATTCCCGCTTCCAAGGTGGAGGCCAAGCTGA ataTCAAGCAACATTATTTTGCAGCCAAAGACGACAAGGAACTGATGCCTCCACCCAGTGCTCCCATGCGATCGGGTTCTGGCAGCGGCACTGATGAGCCGGCCAAACCAAGTGACGCCTCCAGTCCCGGCGGCGACTCCAAGTCCGCCGATGCCAAAG ATGCGGACCGCAAACTGGACACACCGCTGGCAGACATTCTGCCCTCCAAGTACCAGAACGTGGATGTGCGCGAGCTCTTTCCCGACTTTCGACCCCAAAAGGTGCTGCGCTTCTCGCGCCTCTTCGGACCGGGTAAACCCACTAGTCTGCCCCAGATCTGGCGCCACGTGCGCAAACGCCGCCGCAAGCGCAATCAGTCCAGGGATCAGAAG CTAACCAACACCGGTGGCTCCGACTCCCCAAGCGACACAGAGGAGCCTCGCAAGCGTGGCTTCAGCCTGCACTATGCATCGGAGCCAACGCCGGCGGAGTGCATGTCCGACGACGAGGACAAGCTGCTGGGCGACTTCAACAGCGAGGACGTGCGTCCTGAGGGACCGGAAAACGGAGAGAACTGCGACCAGAAGCCCAAGGTGGCCGACTGGCGTTACGGGCCGGCACAGATTTGGTACGACATGTTGGAAGTGCCCGATTCCGGCGAGGGATTCAACTACGGCTTTAAGACAAAGACGGCAGCCTCCTCGTCTCAGCCGCAGATCAAGGATGAGCGGCGTGTAAACAGTCCAGAGGCAGACGGCGAGGAGCCAAGCATTGCGGATGACGCCTTTCTAATGGTCTCACAGCTGCACTGGGAGGACGACGTGGTCTGGGATGGCAACGACATCAAGGCGAAGGTGCTGCAGAAGCTGAACTCAAAGACAAATGCAGCTGGATGGTTGCCCTCCAGCGGATCAAGAACTGCCGGCGCCTTCAGCCAGCCTGGAAAAACGTCCCTGCCGGTGGGAAACAGCAGTGGCAGTTCCAAGCAGGGCTCGGCAGCATCTAGCAAAAAGGCCCAGCAAAA TGCTCAAGCAAAGCCAGCAGAGGCCCCCGATGACACCTGGTACAGTCTGTTCCCGGTGGAGAACGAGGAGCTAATATACCACAAGTGGGAGGACGAGGTGATCTGGGATGCACAGCAAATGAGCAAGGTGCCCAAGCCGAAGGTACTCACATTGGATCCCAATGACGAGAACATCATCCTGGGCATTCCCGACGACATCGATCCCTCCAAGATCAACAAGAGCACGGGTCCCCCGCCAAAGATCAAGATACCGCATCCCCACGTGAAGAAGTCCAAGATCCTGTTGGGCAAGGCGGGCGTAATCAATGTGTTGGCGGAGGACACTCCGCCGCCACCACCCAAAAGTCCCGATCGTGACCCCTTCAACATTTCCAATGACAC GTATTATACACCCAAGACAGAACCGACACTGCGCCTGAAGGTGGGTGGCGGAAATCTCATCCAGCACTCGACTCCGGTGGTAGAGCTGCGAGCTCCGTTCGTACCTACGCACATGGGCCCGATGAAGCTTCGCTCCTTCCATCGCCCGCCACTCAAGAAGTACTCGCACGGACCGATGGCCCAAGTTTCGCCCCACCCCGTCTTCCCACTGCTTAAGACCATTGCGAAGAAGGCCAAGCAGCGCGAGGTGGAGCGCATCGCCTCCGGTGGCGGAGACGTCTTCTTTATGCGCAACCCGGAGGATCTGAGCGGCAGGGATGGAGACATCGTGCTGGCCGAGTTCTGTGAGGAGCACCCGCCGCTGATGAACCAGGTGGGCATGTGCTCCAAGATCAAGAACTACTACAAGCGCAAAGCGGAGAAGGACAGTGGGCCGCAGGATTATGTCTACGGAGAAGTCGCCTTTGCGCACACCAGTCCCTTCCTGGGCATCCTGCATCCCGGCCAGTGCATCCAAGCGATTGAGAACAATATGTACAGAGCGCCCATTTATCCGCACAAGATGGCCCACAACGATTTCCTCGTTATTCGCACCCGGAACAGCTACTGGATCCGATCGGTGAACTCCATCTTCACAGTGGGACAGGAGTGTCCGCTGTACGAGGTTCCGGGTCCGAACTCCAAGCGCGCCAACAACTTCACTCGCGACTTCCTGCAG GTCTTTATTTACCGCCTGTTCTGGAAGAGTCGTGACAATCCGCGCCGCATCCGAATGGACGATATAAAACAGGCTTTCCCCGCCCATTCAGAGAGCAGCATCCGCAAGCGGCTGAAGCAGTGCGCCGATTTTAAGCGCACGGGCATGGACTCCAATTGGTGGGTTATCAAGCCCGAGTTTCGCCTTCCCTCCGAGGAAGAGATCCGAGCCATGGTCTCACCCGAGCAGTGCTGCGCCTACTTTAGCATGATTGCGGCAGAACAGCGCCTAAAG GATGCTGGCTATGGAGAGAAGTTTTTGTTCGCCCCGCAGGAAGATGACGACGAGGAGGCGCAACTGAAACTCGACGACGAAGTAAAAGTGGCTCCGTGGAACACAACTCGCGCATATATCCAGGCCATGCGTGGAAAGTGCCTGCTCCAGCTGAGTGGTCCCGCTGATCCCACGGGATGTGGTGAAGGATTCTCCTACGTTCGAGTGCCAAACAAGCCAACG cAAACCAAGGAGGAACAGGAATCGCAGCCAAAGCGGTCAGTTACCGGAACGGATGCCGATCTGCGTAGGCTGCCACTCCAGCGAGCCAAGGAGCTTCTGCGACAGTTCAAGGTGCCCGAGGAGGAGATCAAGAAGCTCTCCCGATGGGAGGTCATTGACGTGGTGCGCACCCTGTCCACGGAGAAAGCGAAGGCCGGCGAGGAGGGAATGGATAAGTTCTCCCGTGGCAATCGCTTCTCCATCGCTGAGCACCAGGAGCGATATAAGGAAGAATGCCAGCGCATTTTCGATCTGCAGAACCGAGTACTCGCCAGCTCCGAGGTGCTGTCCACCGACGAGGCGGAGTCCTCGGCCTCCGAGGAATCTGACCTCGAAGAACTGGGCAAGAACCTGGAGAACATGCTGTCAAACAAGAAGACGTCCACGCAGCTGTCAAGGGAACGTGAGGAATTGGAGCGCCAGGAGTTGCTGCGACAGCTGGACGAAGAGCACGGCGGGCCAGTTGGCAGTGGAGGCGCCAAGGGAGCTAAAGGCAAGGAGGAGGCCGGGCAGCAGTTGCTGGCCAGCAGTAATCAAGGCCGCATTCTTCGCATCACACGTACCTTCAGAGGAAACGATGGCAAGGAGTACACCCGCGTGGAGACTGTGCGCCGGCAGCCGGTGATCGATGCCTACATTAAGATTCGCACCACGAAGGACGAGCAGTTCATCAAGCAGTTCGCCACGCTGGACGAGCAGCAAAAGGAGGAGATGAAGCGCGAGAAGAGGCGCATCCAGGAGCAGCTGCGTCGCATCAAGCGCAACCAGGAGCGCGAACGCCTAGCGCAGCTCGCGCAAAACCAGAAGCTGCAGCCAGGTGGCATGCCCACGTCCTTGGGCGATCCCAAGAGCTCGGGCGGTCACTCGCACAAGGAACGGGACAGCGGCTACAAGGAGGTCAGTCCGTCGCGCAAGAAGTTCAAGCTAAAGCCGGACCTGAAGCTCAAGTGCGGCGCCTGTGGGCAGGTGGGTCACATGCGAACAAACAAGGCCTGTCCCCTGTACACCGGCATGCAGAGCAGTCTGTCCCAGTCTAATCCTTCCCTGGCTGACGATTTGGACGAGCAGAGCGAGAAGGAGATGGCCATGGATGACGACGATCTGGTGAATGTCGACGGAACCAAGGTGACGCTGAGCAGCAAGGTGCTCAAACGGCATGGTGGCGATGACGGCAAGCGGCGCAGTGGCTCCAGCTCTGGTCTCACCTTGAAGGTGCCCCGCGATGCGATGGGCAAGAAGAAACGCAGAGTGGGTGGCGATCTCCATTGTGACTACCTTCAGCGACACAACAAGACAGCCAACCGAAGGCGCACAGATCCTGTGGTGGTGCTGTCCTCCATCCTTGAGATCATCCACAACGAACTGCGTTCCATGCCGGATGTATCGCCATTCCTGTTCCCGGTGAGTGCCAAAAAGGTGCCCGACTACTACCGCGTGGTCACCAAGCCCATGGATCTGCAGACGATGAGGGAGTATATTCGGCAGAGGCGCTACACAAGTCGCGAGATGTTCCTAGAGGATCTTAAGCAGATTGTGGACAACTCGCTCATCTACAATGGAGCGCAAAGTGCCTACACTGTGGCCGCCCAACGCATGTTCACCAGCTGCTTCGAGCTGCTCGCCGAGCGAGAGGATAAGCTGATGCGCCTCGAAAAGGCCATAAACCCGCTCCTGGACGACGACGATCAGGTGGCTCTCTCCTTCATCTTCGACAAGCTGCACACGCAGATTAAGCAGCTGACCGAAAGCTGGCCGTTCCTTAAGCCGGTCAACAAGAAACAGGTCAAGGACTACTACACGGTCATCAAGCGACCCATGGACCTCGAAACTATTGGCAAAAACATTGAAA CTCATCGCTATCACAGCCGAGCCGAATATCTGGCTGATATCGAGTTGATAGCCACCAATTGCGAACAATACAACGGCAGCGATACCCGCTACACCAAGTTCGCCAAGAAGATACTGGAATACGCGCAAACACAGCTAGAAGGG TTCTCGGACCACTGCGCCCAGTTAGAGAATAACATATCCAAGACGCAGGAGCGTGCTAGGGAGAATGCACCAGAGTTCGATGAAGCCTGGGGCAATGATGACTACAACTTTGACCGCGGCAGTCGGGCTAGCTCACCGGGAGATGATTACATCGATGTGGAGGGCAATGTGGGGCATGCGACTTCATCGAACTCCATCCATCGCAGCATGGGAGCTGAGATGGGTGGGTCCCACACCGCGTCGTCCTCGCGGAAGCCTCCACCTCCAGGCCCTGGTGAGGTAAAGCGCGGAAGGGGAAGACCCCGCAAGCAGCGCGATCCCGTGGAGGAGG TCAAATCCCAGAATCCGGTTAAGCGTGGTCGGGGGCGTCCGAGGAAGGACAGCCTTGCCTCAAACATGAGTCAGACGCAAGCTTACTTCCTGGATGAAG ATCTGCAATGTTCCACGGATGATGAGGATgatgacgaggaggaggacttCCAAGAGGTCTCCGAGGACGAGAACAATGCGGCCAGCATTTTGGATCAGGGCGAACGCATCCACGCGCCCGCCGAAGGCATGGATGGAATGTTCGATCCCAAAAATATTAAGACGGAGATCGACATCGAGGCCCAGCAAATGGCAG AGGAGCCGATCGGCGAAGATGACAGCCAGCAGGTGGCCGAAGCAATGGTGCAATTGAGTGGCGTGGGCGCTGGCTACTATGCTCAACAGCAGCAAG ACGAGTCCATGGATGTGGACCCCAACTACGATCCCTCCGACTTCCTGGCCATGCACAAGCCTCGCCAGAATCTCGGCGAGCCCAGCAGCTTGCAGGGCGCCTTCACCAATTTCCTCTCCCATGTTCAGGATGACAATGGACCGTATAATGCCGCCGAAGCCAGCACAAGTGCCGCTGCCGCTTCGGCTATGGGTATGAGTCTTCCGTCTCAGGAGGATGATTCCATGGCCATGCAAATGCCGCCCGAAATGCCTTCCAATACGATAAACAACGGCATGGGCATCGACGATGATCTGGATATTTCGGAGAGCGATGAGGAGGACGATGGTTCCCGAGTGCGCATCAAAAAAGAGGTCTTCGATGAGGGAGACTACGCCTtgcagcaccaccagcagatGGGGCAGCAATCGCAGTCGCAGATCTACCTGGTGGATTCGTCCAACGAGCCCACAAACCTAGACTACCAGCAGCCACCGCAGCTGGACTTTCAGCAAGTGCAGGGCATGGAGCAGTTGCAGCACCAAGTGATGCAGCAGCAAATGCCCCCACTGCAACCGgaacaactgcagcagcaacagacgCCGCAAGGAGACAATGATTATGCCTGGACATTTTAG